The Streptomyces sp. NBC_00306 sequence CCTGAACGGCATGCGTCCGGGGTCGGTGGCCCCGGGTGCCCGCAGCGCGGGCGGCGGGGCCGGCGTCGAGCGCGGCGCGGGAGGCCGGCGCAAGCGGCGCGGTCCCGTGCTGTGCCGGGTGTGCGGCAAGACGCTCACCGATGCGGGCGAGATGAAGCTGATGCGCTGCGAGGACTGCCCCTCCGACATGGACGAGGCGCTGTACGAGCGGCTGCGCGAGTGGCGCTCGGACCAGGCGAAGGAGCTGGGCCAGCCGGCCTACTGCGTGTTCACCGACAAGACGCTGATGGCGATCGCCGAGGCCGTGCCGGGCGACGAGGGGGAGCTGGCCGGTATCTCCGGTGTCGGCGGACGCAAGCTGGAGCGTTTCGGCGCCGATGTCCTCGCCATCTGTGCAGGTCAAGAGCTTGGAGGAGTCGACGAGGAGGACTGATACAAACTCGTCGAAAAAATAGTTTGCGCGGGCCCCGGCAGGCCCCATAGGTTCTTAACCACGGGAACAGCGACTTCTCTGAAGCCCTGTTGTCGTGCTGTACTTATCCGAATACGCGTGATCGGCCCCGGCCGGTCCCCAAGACGCCGAGAGGAGGCGAATCCAGTGATCAGCATCGAGACCAGCTTCATCAGCACCGCCAAAATGACCGATCGCTCGGCCGCCTCCGCCTGCTCGCTCGGCTTCTCCGCGTCGTTCAACGGCACCGGTGTGTCCGGCTCCTCGGCCGCGCTTCCGGTGATCGGTCTGGGCGGAATCGCTCTGGGCGGACTCCCTGTCCGGGACCGCAATGAGCGACCGACCAAGGCACTGGCAGCAGATGTAGCAGCGGTGAAGGCCCAGGCCTATGCCTTTGCGGCGACCAGTGCCGAAACCAAGAAGCAGACGCAGCACCACACGATGTGGGCCTTCCGTGGGCTCGAACCCTGGAGTGATCCAGCCTGATTCAGATCAGGCCGGCGCCTTCAGGGCCGCGGAACCCCACCCGGGATCCGCGGCCCTTCTGTTTTCCCCGAACGGGGGAGCCGGAGCGAAGGGGCCTCGGGAACAGCAGCACCCGGTACCAGCCCCCCGGACCGAACCGGGGGACCGCCAACCGGCCAACAGGCCGGACCGACAAGACGAGGAACGACACCACCGTGCAACTCGAAGCGCACGCCCCGTCCGTACCGCCTTCCGAGACGATCCCCCCGCCCGCCCTCACGGAGGACTCCACCTTGACTCCGCTCACTGCGCTCACCGCGCTCGACGACGCCATCGAGAACCTCGGCGTACCCGTCCCGTGCCGTTCCTACGACCCGGAGGTCTTCTTCGCCGAGTCCCCCGCGGACGTCGAGTACGCCAAGTCCCTCTGCCGTACCTGCCCGCTGGTCGAGGCCTGCCTCGCCGGCGCCAAGGAGCGGCGTGAGCCGTGGGGCGTCTGGGGCGGCGAGCTGTTCATCCAGGGCGTCGTCGTGGCCCGCAAGCGGCCGCGTGGCCGCCCGCGCAAGAACCCGGTTGCGGCATGAACATCACCGGAACCATCGATCGCCCCCTGACGCACGATCCGCAGAAGCTGGCCCCCATGACCTCTTCCACGAGCGAGCCGTCCGGCTCCGCCACCCCAGACGTCACCACCATCGGCGCGACCGCCTCGCGTCAGAACAGGACCCGTGAGATGCAACTCATCCCAGAAGCCATGGCCCGTGCGCATATGCACGAGCGCCTGCTCGAAGCCGAGTCGGAACGCCAGGCCGTGCGCCTGGTCGCCGCTCGGCGGATGCAGCGCCGCGCCGAGCGCGTCTCGATGCGCGCCCGCCGTGCGCTCGCCATGGCCGTCATGCAGTGACAGCTGTCGGCACGTCACACCGTGACACCCACTGACCCGCGGGGGCCGGTCCGAACGGACCGGCCCCCGCGGTGCGTTCTTCCTGCGGCGGCTTCCGCACGGGGTTATCGTCACGTGGTGGACCAGCAGCAGACTCCGCAGCCGCAACAGCCGGGTGCCGAGAGCGTCGAGTGTTCCCACTGCGGCAAGACCGCCGAGGGAACACCGCTCACCTGGACCTGCTCCGTGGAGAACGGTGTCCGTCGCTACTTCTGCGACGACTGCGCGCGCTCCCACCTCCGCGCGATCGAGGGCAGACTCGACTCCGAGTGGTGGTGAGACCGCCGCCGGGCCGCCCGCCGCCCACGTGCCGGCGCCGCCCACGTGCCTGCCGCCGCCGGGCCACCACCGTTCTGCCTCTCGCCGCCTACCGGTCGCTCAGGCCGGCGCCTCGATCGCGGCGCTGTCCTCGTCGTCCTCGGGAAGGAACCCAGGCAGCCAGGACTCCAGTTCGTCCCGCAGCCGCACGGTGGCGTTCAGCTGGCACAGCACACCGATGGTGCTCAGCGTCACCCGGTGTATCAGCAAGTAGGACG is a genomic window containing:
- a CDS encoding WhiB family transcriptional regulator, with translation MQLEAHAPSVPPSETIPPPALTEDSTLTPLTALTALDDAIENLGVPVPCRSYDPEVFFAESPADVEYAKSLCRTCPLVEACLAGAKERREPWGVWGGELFIQGVVVARKRPRGRPRKNPVAA